The Deltaproteobacteria bacterium CG2_30_66_27 genome contains a region encoding:
- a CDS encoding DNA-binding protein, which produces MKRDGMIGVAVLAVLAFTVSLAAAGPGRGWKGSGGWGMGGGYQRMYNPATVEMVTGTIESIDRTVPMKGMNRGVHLTLKTEKETLAVHLGPVWYVERLDNELKKGDSVEVKGSRVTFAGNPAIIAAEVKKGDAVLKLRDDNGIPAWAGWRR; this is translated from the coding sequence ATGAAAAGGGACGGGATGATCGGCGTGGCGGTCCTGGCGGTGCTGGCATTCACGGTGTCTCTGGCGGCCGCCGGACCCGGAAGGGGCTGGAAAGGAAGCGGAGGCTGGGGGATGGGCGGCGGCTACCAGAGGATGTACAACCCGGCGACCGTTGAGATGGTTACCGGGACGATCGAGAGCATCGACCGGACGGTCCCGATGAAGGGGATGAACCGGGGCGTGCACCTGACGTTGAAGACGGAGAAGGAGACGCTGGCCGTCCACCTCGGGCCGGTGTGGTACGTCGAGAGACTCGATAACGAGTTGAAGAAGGGCGACTCCGTCGAGGTCAAGGGGTCCCGTGTCACGTTCGCCGGGAATCCGGCGATCATCGCCGCGGAGGTGAAAAAGGGGGATGCGGTCCTGAAGCTCCGGGACGACAACGGCATCCCCGCCTGGGCCGGGTGGCGAAGGTAG
- a CDS encoding SirA family protein has protein sequence MALDLSTLKVDKTIDARATACPGPLLEAKRAIAAVPVGGVLEVMSSDEGTNEDIPLWAKKVGHAYLGNSEEAGYWRLFVKRGK, from the coding sequence ATGGCTTTGGATCTGTCGACCCTGAAAGTGGACAAGACGATCGACGCCCGGGCGACCGCATGCCCGGGGCCGCTCCTCGAGGCGAAGCGGGCCATCGCGGCGGTGCCGGTGGGCGGTGTTCTCGAAGTGATGTCCTCCGACGAGGGGACCAACGAGGACATCCCCCTCTGGGCGAAGAAGGTCGGGCATGCTTACCTCGGCAACTCGGAGGAGGCAGGATACTGGCGACTGTTCGTGAAGCGGGGGAAGTAG
- a CDS encoding methyl-viologen-reducing hydrogenase subunit delta, with protein MAKAAPAGGTRPKILVFSTNNISDPGIDLAGSQHMSYSPSVKVISVPCSGGINPTWIVYALESGFDGVFIAADGGDCALLPDCTARTARIAGKAQGLLKERGIDPRRVKMAAICSVCSEPFVSHMRQFTEALSKL; from the coding sequence GTGGCCAAGGCCGCGCCCGCCGGGGGGACCCGTCCGAAGATCCTGGTCTTCTCCACGAACAACATCTCCGACCCGGGGATCGATCTCGCCGGAAGCCAGCACATGAGTTACTCCCCTTCGGTCAAGGTGATCAGCGTCCCGTGCTCCGGCGGAATCAACCCCACATGGATCGTCTACGCGCTCGAGTCCGGTTTCGACGGCGTATTCATCGCGGCGGACGGGGGCGACTGCGCCTTGCTTCCCGACTGCACCGCGCGGACCGCCCGGATCGCCGGGAAGGCGCAGGGGCTGCTGAAAGAGCGGGGGATCGACCCGCGCCGGGTGAAGATGGCCGCGATCTGCTCGGTCTGCTCGGAACCGTTCGTGTCGCACATGCGGCAGTTCACCGAAGCGTTGAGCAAACTGTAA
- a CDS encoding 4Fe-4S ferredoxin — protein MSGRRIGAFICHCGGNISDYVDEEKVRAAAEKESGVVVAKTFLFACSEASQQEMIRILQEEKLDGIVIASCSPKLHLTTFRAMAQRSGLNPYMYTQVNVREQCSWAHRHEREEATGKAIHLVRAGIARTRFGVPLTNLRIETTPAALVVGAGVAGLRAALALADLGMAVYLVERAVEVGGRVPAWGRMFPNDREGAEMIDTLHQAVRRRENITLFTGAEVVGKSGCVGDFSVKVRVRGAEEIALHVGAIVVATGFDPYAPKAGEFGYGLPGVVTLPEFRELLATAKGKLRYRDREVKTIVYVYCVGSRQAATEENPHPNLYCSRYCCTAAVHTSLLVNAADGGVNQYHLYRDMRTYGKNEILFEEAGRKGSVFVRYADDAPPVVERPDGELLVRVRDGLLGGEEIGIPADLVVLVTGMAPRENANLANVLKLPIDAGGFFNEIHPKLRPVETLIDGVFISGAAQGPKTLAESVASSLAAVSKGAALLLKGYVDLSPLVAKVDTDACLWCGECEKACPYDGAVEKVRQGDKEVAYVHPALCKGCGGCVPVCPVEAIDLEGYTNAQVKGMIDALVREAV, from the coding sequence ATGAGCGGGAGACGGATCGGGGCGTTCATCTGCCACTGCGGCGGGAACATCTCCGACTACGTCGACGAGGAGAAGGTCCGCGCCGCGGCGGAGAAGGAATCCGGGGTCGTCGTGGCCAAGACGTTCCTCTTCGCCTGTTCGGAGGCCTCCCAGCAGGAGATGATCCGGATCCTCCAGGAGGAGAAGCTCGACGGCATCGTGATCGCCTCCTGCTCCCCCAAACTGCATCTCACCACCTTCCGCGCGATGGCGCAGCGGTCCGGGTTGAATCCCTACATGTATACCCAGGTCAACGTCCGGGAGCAGTGCTCCTGGGCGCACCGGCACGAGCGGGAAGAGGCCACCGGGAAGGCGATCCACCTCGTGCGGGCCGGGATCGCGCGGACCCGGTTCGGCGTGCCGCTGACCAACCTCCGGATCGAGACGACCCCCGCGGCGCTGGTCGTGGGAGCCGGCGTCGCGGGATTGCGCGCGGCCCTGGCGCTCGCAGACCTCGGAATGGCCGTGTACCTGGTGGAACGGGCCGTGGAGGTCGGTGGACGGGTTCCCGCGTGGGGCAGGATGTTCCCCAACGACCGGGAAGGGGCGGAGATGATCGACACCCTGCATCAGGCGGTCCGCCGGAGGGAGAACATCACGCTGTTCACGGGCGCCGAGGTGGTCGGGAAAAGCGGATGCGTCGGGGACTTCTCCGTCAAGGTCCGCGTCCGCGGTGCGGAGGAGATCGCGCTGCACGTCGGGGCCATCGTGGTCGCCACGGGGTTCGACCCGTATGCCCCGAAGGCGGGCGAGTTCGGATACGGCCTTCCCGGAGTCGTCACGTTGCCGGAGTTTCGGGAGCTTCTGGCCACGGCCAAGGGAAAGCTGCGGTACCGGGACCGGGAGGTAAAAACCATCGTCTACGTCTACTGCGTCGGCAGCCGCCAGGCGGCGACGGAGGAGAACCCCCACCCGAACCTGTACTGTTCCCGGTACTGCTGCACGGCGGCGGTTCACACCTCCCTCCTGGTCAACGCGGCCGACGGCGGCGTCAACCAGTATCACCTGTACCGCGACATGCGGACCTACGGGAAAAACGAGATCCTCTTCGAAGAAGCGGGCCGCAAAGGGTCGGTGTTCGTCCGGTACGCCGATGACGCTCCCCCCGTGGTGGAGCGGCCGGACGGCGAGCTGCTCGTCCGGGTCCGGGACGGCCTTCTCGGCGGCGAGGAGATCGGGATCCCGGCGGACCTCGTGGTCCTTGTCACGGGAATGGCGCCCCGGGAAAACGCGAACCTCGCGAACGTTCTGAAGCTCCCCATCGACGCCGGAGGGTTCTTCAACGAGATCCACCCCAAGCTGCGTCCCGTGGAAACGCTGATCGACGGCGTCTTCATCTCCGGGGCCGCCCAGGGGCCCAAGACGCTCGCGGAGAGCGTGGCCTCCTCCCTGGCGGCGGTTTCCAAGGGGGCGGCGCTGCTGCTCAAAGGGTACGTCGATCTGTCCCCCCTCGTCGCGAAGGTCGACACGGACGCGTGCTTATGGTGCGGGGAGTGCGAAAAAGCGTGTCCCTACGACGGGGCGGTCGAGAAGGTGCGGCAGGGGGATAAGGAGGTTGCGTACGTCCACCCCGCGCTTTGCAAGGGGTGCGGGGGGTGCGTTCCCGTCTGCCCCGTGGAGGCGATCGACCTGGAGGGGTACACCAACGCCCAGGTGAAGGGGATGATCGACGCGCTGGTCCGGGAGGCCGTCTGA